The genomic region CTGAAGTTCGTCTGCTTGACTATCGCCAGGTGGATGAGAGCGAACCTTTTGATAAGCTGGTTAGCATTGGCATGTTTGAACATGTTGGCAGCTCAAAGCTTTTCACTTATTTTCGTAAGGCCTGGCGGCTCTTGAAGCCAGGCGGGATTTTTCTAAACCACGGCATTGCTGCGGATTGGAGTTTTCGTATCAGGCGTTGGTCTTTTACCGACCGCTATGTCTTTCCTGATGGCGAACTGCTACCCATCTGGAAAACTTTAAGAGTAGCTGAGCGGACAGGCTTTGAAATAAGAGACGTTGAATCCCTACGGGAACATTACGTGCTTACCCTGCGAAACTGGGTAAAAAATCTCGAAGCCAATTATGAAAAGGCCCGCAAGATCGTTGACGAAACAACTTACCGTATTTGGCGCCTTTACATGGCAGGTTCGGCCTACGCCTTTGCCATCAATGAGCAAAGCATTTTCCAGAGCCTTTTGGTGAAAAATCGTCCTCGTGGAGAAAACGATTTACCCCTCACCAGGGAAGACATCTACCAGAACTGGAAAGTTTAGGGATAAAGGCTCTTTTCCAAGTTTTTTAAAAAGTTGGCAAAGGGTTTTTTCGCGCAAATATTGGCCAGTTTTTCCTGAAAAAAACTGACAAAAGAAGTCTTTTCAAGAAGAGGCAATTTGAATTTTTTTCTCAAAAAATTAAGAAAGGCAAAACGGAAATCATCGTTGTAAAAGACGCCGTGAAGATAAGTGCCAAAGACGTTTTCATGTGCACCCACGATAACTTCTTGCCCGTTTAAGAAACTTCTTCCGTAACGTATTTCAAAGCCCGCGATCTCGCCCCTGAAAAAAGGAAGTTCAAAAAAGGCCTTTGAGGCCCTGGCGATTTTTTCTGCTTTGAAAAGCGTGACGTGGGGCAAAAGTCCTAAAGCGTTTTTAGATCCTTCGCTTTCAATGCCATGGTCTTCGATGCGTGTGCCAAGGAGCTGAAAGCCCCCGCAAAGTCCAACGATTATCTTTTCTTCTGCCAAATCCTTAAGAGCACCTGCCAAACCCTTTTTTTCCAGATAGGCAAGGCTTGCCAGGGTGTTTTTGCTTCCTGGTAAAATAATGGCGTGTGCCTTTTCAAGCTCACGGGGATCTTCTATTAAAAGCACTTCAACGTCTTTTTCTGCGCGAAAAGGGTCAAAATCAAGATAATTGGAAATATGAGGGTAATAGACCACGGCAATCCTTAAGCCATCAGTTACGAAACGCCCGCGGGGAAGCCCTAGGGAGGCGCTGTCTTCTTCAAAAAGCGATTCTGGAAGATAAGGCAAAAGGCCAAGGCAGGGAAGACCGGTCTTTTCCTCAAGGATTGCGATGCCTTCTTTAAAAAGGCTTTCCTCCCCTCTGAATTTGTTAATCACAAAGCCAAGGGAGAATTGCTTGAGCTCGGGGACAAGTTCGTAAGTCCCCCATATTTGGGCAAAAATTCCCCCTCGGTCAATATCTCCTACAAGAAGAAAGGGAATTTGATAACGTTTTATGATTTCGTAATTGACAAAGTCATTTTCTAGGAGATTTAATTCGGCAAGCCCTCCTGCTCCTTCAAGCACGATTAAATCGTTTTCAAGAAGGATCTCTTCAAAAATATGCCAAATCTTTTCCTTATAAGCGGCTTTGAACTTTCGAAAATCACCTGAAGGCAAAATTCCCTGTGATTTCCCGAGGAAGATTATTTCTGATTTCATGTTGCCAAGAGGCTTTAAAAGCAAGGGGTTCATGCTAACACTTGGGCTCCGCCCTGCAGCCCAGGCCTGAAAGACCTGAGCATGGGCAAGCTCGCCTTCGTCTGTGGCAAAGGCATTTAAAGACATATTTTGTGCCTTAAAGGGGAAGACCTTAAGGCCCTTTTGGGAAAAATGATAAGAAACAAGCGCGGTGAGCAAGCTTTTGCCCACCGACGACATTGTTCCTAAGACGGCAAGGGTTTTTGCCGCCACGGGTTATTTTTTCTTATCCTGGGGGGTTACCGGACCGGCAATGTAGGGTTTTACCACCTTGACGTTTACGTTAGGAGCTACTTCAAGGGTTACGGTGTCCTGATCTACGTTTTGTACTCGTCCAATGAGGCCACCTGAGGTAAAGACCTGGTCGCCGCGTTTTAAGTTTTCAAGGAATTTCTGGTGTTCTTTGGCCCTTTTTTGCTGCGGGCGGATAAGCAAAAAGTAAAAAATTACAAAGATGAGGATAAGGGGTAAGAACCCTACCAGCGGATTTGCTGCTCCTCCTTGCTGGGGATTTCCTGCCATGGCAAAGACTACACTCTCTAAACCTAACATTCGTTTTCCTCCTTTTGTTGGTAATAAGCTTTTTTGAATTCTTGAAAGCGTCCTTCCCTAATTGATTGCCTGATTTTTTCCATAAAGTCCAGATAGAAAAAGAGATTATGAATCGTATTTAATCGATAAGCGAGGAGTTCGCCAGCCAAAAAAAGATGTCTTAAGTAGGCCCGGGAATAATGTCTGCAAGTATAGCACCTGCAATGGGGGTCAAGGGGCTTTTCGTCGTTTTTGTAGCGGGCTTGCTTGATAGCAAGCTTTCCCTGGGAAGTAAAAAGGGTGCCACGCCTTGCGTTGCGCGTGGGAAGCACGCAGTCAAACATATCTACCCCTCTTGCTACGGCCTCAAGGATATCTTCGGGGGTGCCAACTCCCATGAGATAACGGGGGTTTTCTTCAGGAAGCCCCGAGACTGATACTTCTAGCATCTTAAGCATTAGTTCTTGAGGCTCTCCTACGCTTAGGCCTCCAATGGCATAGCCGTCAAAGCCTAAGGATACGATTTCTTCCGCGGACTTTCGGCGCAAGTCTTCATACATTCCTCCCTGTACAATTCCAAAAAGAAGAGAGCCCTTGGCATTTTTTTCCCAGGCCTTCTTTGAGCGCCTTTCCCAGCGGGTGGTAAGTGCTGTTAATCTTTGGGTTTCATCGTAGGAGCAGGGATGCGGGATACAGGTATCAAGCACCATGCGGATGTCAGAGTCAAGGGCAGCCTGGATCTCCATGGCAAGCTCTGGGGTTAGCACGTATTCCTGGCCATCTAGATGAGACTTAAAGCGGGCGCCTTCTTCTTCAATACGGCAAAACTTTGCAAGGCTAAATACCTGAAAGCCACCGCTGTCTGTTAAAATGGCCCTTGGCCAATTCATGAACTGATGAAGACCACCTAAGCGTGCAATTAGTTCGTGGCCAGGGCGCAGGAAAAGATGATACGTGTTAGCAAGGATTATGCGAGCCCCAAGGCTGGCTACGTCGTCAGGGGTAAGGGCTTTGATACTTGCCTGGGTGCCCACAGGCATGAAAACTGGCGTTTCCACCACCCCGCGTCTGGTGAAAAGAAAGCCTGTGCGTGCTTGGGTTTTCGGGCAAGTTTTTTCAACCTGAAATACCTGCTTCATTAAAGAATTCCCAGCCTGTTGCTGAGCTTGAATCCCAAGAGTTCTGTTTTTAAAGGAAGCCCTCTTCCCTGGACAAGGACCCAGTGGCTCATGCCAAGCCCTTGAGGCAAAAGAAGCATCTTCAAGGCTTCGGTGTCTCTAACACCAATGCGTCCTATTTCAGCAAGGAGTTTTTCCACCCCAAGGCTAACCAAAAAAGAAGACTGTGTGGTAAATCCCAGGGTCACAAAGCCAAATTTTTCTCCGATTTCTTTGATGGCGGTGAAATCAACATGGGCGGTGAGGTCGCATTTTCCGGGAAAAAGATAGGGATTAGCAAAAACCCGGTGCCCCTGAAAGCAAAGAAGTGTCCCGGAAGATCTTTCTTCGTGATAGTAGTCGTTGCGACTATAGCCATAGTCAAAAGTAATGATGGCACCTTGGCTCAGTTTCTGGGCAATGCCAGCAAAAAAAGGCTCATAGGCAAGGCAAACTTCAGTGCGATAGCCCTCTGGCCAAAGGGGAACAAATTCACTTACCCTTTCAAGGAGTGCTGGCTTAGAAAGCTCCCCCAGGAGTTCTTTAGGCGTTTCTTTAAAACTGACATACACCTCGCGAAGTTCGTCTTCTGCCTTTTGTACTAGATGGACCGGAAAAGAATCGAAAAGCTCATTTGAGATGAAAACCCCATTAAACTCCGGGATTTCTTTCCAGGAAGAAAACCAACGTACTTTATCAAAATGGCGTTCAAGCACTTCTTCCTGGCGCAGACGGTTGGGGGTAAAAGGTTCAAGGATGAAGTATTTAAACTCAAGCCCCTTCAATGAAAGAAAATCGAGAATATCAAGGGCAAGATAGCCCTCTCCAGCCCCTGCTTCACAGATCACGAAGTCTTCTTTTTTGCCAAGAAGGTGCCAGATTTCAAGAATTTGGCGCGCTACCGCAGCGCCGAATACGGGATGTATCGTAGGGGCGGTGATGTAGTCTCCCTTTTTGCCGATTTTAGGCGCCCGGGCATAGTAGCCATACTCGGGATGATAAAGGGCAAGTTCCATGTAATGGGCGAAGGTCATGGGAGATTCTTCGGCAAGGATCTGCTGAAAGGATTTTTCTTTCATAAGGTCTGTTTATGCGATTAATTGTTTTATCTCAGCAATGCTTTCTGCAGTGTCAATGGCTTCGCTGATAACTTCAAGTAGGTTTATGTCTTCAATTTTTTTTATTTCGGCATAAAGATTAAGCCCTTCTATCCCGAATTTTAGCTTAAGGCCAAGTTCTATAGCCTTGAGTAGTCCCTGCCTCATGCCTTGTTGAATCCCCTGTTGGATCCCTTCTTTTAGACCTTCTTCGTATCCTTCGCGCTTTATGATTTCATAGGCAGCGCTTTCTATCATGATGTCTCTCCTTCTCTGGATTAATTGCCGGGGAACTTCTGCTGAAATAAGCCCTCCCAAGATAGCCATGCCTGTTAAAAGATCTGCTTTACTTTGCCTTGAAAGATCTGAGTGGTAAATCCTTCTTTCTGCTTCGTCTATAAATTTCTCTCCGTTTTTAAACAGTGGCAAAAAAGGAAGTAAACACTCTGGGCCTTTTTCCAGTACCTCTTCTGCAGGTATTTCATAAAGTTTAACAAGATTGAACTTAAAGTGCACTTCTTCGTCCTGGTAAAAGTAAGTGGCCCTGTGGGAGGGGAGAAAGAGAACCACGTAAGTTTTTACTGGAAGTCTTTCCTGAAGGATATGGCGTGTGCGGTATTCTAGCGTCCTTAAAGGGATGTCCGCGTTCCAGGAAGAAAGAAACTCAAGCAACACGAGAACTTCTGAGCCGTCGGCTAAGATGGCTTTTATTACAAAATCAGAGCGCCTAAGCGAAGGAGTCTCCTGTGGTCTTGGGTCAAGAAGTAAGGCTTTTTCAACTGGTAGCTCACAAAAGTAAGCAAGAAAAGGTTCTTTGCAATGAGAAAGAATTACCTTAGAGGCAATGTCATGGTGCATTTATCTCTCCAATAAAAATGAGGTTTTATCTTTTGGTTGCCTCTTTTAGTTCTCTTACAAAACGCCCGACTTCTTCTGGAATTTTGTTTTTTTGGTTGCTCAGGGCGGCGATTTTTTTCACAATAGCGCTTCCAACTACAATGGCATCGGCAAAGGGGGCAAGGCGAGCTACCTGCTCAGGCCTTGAGATTCCAAAGCCAACAGCCACAGGCACCGGGCTTAACTCCCGGGCAAGATCAAGCTTTAGGGCTATTTCTTCAGGTAGAGCTTCTTTGGTGCCCGTGATGCCTGTTATGGACACGTAATAAAGGAAACCAGAAGAGGCCTTGGCAATCTTGGCAAGTCTTTCTTCAGGTGTAGTGGGTGCTGCCAAAAGAATGGCGGCAAGCCTTTTTTTGCGAGCGATTTTAAGCCAGGGCTTTGCTTCTTCAAGTGGCAAATCCGGGATAATGGCTCCGTCAAGGCCAGCTTCTTTACTATCTTCCGCAAAATTTTCCAGGCCGTAGCGAAAAAAGGGGTTTAAATATCCCATGATAACCAGAGGAGTTTTGAAGCCCTCTTCTCTAAGCGACTTAATCAAATCAAGGAACTGGGGGATAGTGGGTTTGTTTTTAAGAGCTCGCTGGGCGGCTTCCTGGATAGTAGGGCCATCTGCCACAGGGTCTGAAAAGGGAAAGCCAAGCTCAATAACATCAGCACCAGCATCGGCAA from Thermodesulfatator atlanticus DSM 21156 harbors:
- the yajC gene encoding preprotein translocase subunit YajC — its product is MLGLESVVFAMAGNPQQGGAANPLVGFLPLILIFVIFYFLLIRPQQKRAKEHQKFLENLKRGDQVFTSGGLIGRVQNVDQDTVTLEVAPNVNVKVVKPYIAGPVTPQDKKK
- the trpA gene encoding tryptophan synthase subunit alpha, coding for MNRGALAVEKAIRAANHRGEAALIPFIEGADPDISVTRDLLWALADAGADVIELGFPFSDPVADGPTIQEAAQRALKNKPTIPQFLDLIKSLREEGFKTPLVIMGYLNPFFRYGLENFAEDSKEAGLDGAIIPDLPLEEAKPWLKIARKKRLAAILLAAPTTPEERLAKIAKASSGFLYYVSITGITGTKEALPEEIALKLDLARELSPVPVAVGFGISRPEQVARLAPFADAIVVGSAIVKKIAALSNQKNKIPEEVGRFVRELKEATKR
- a CDS encoding RpnC/YadD family protein codes for the protein MHHDIASKVILSHCKEPFLAYFCELPVEKALLLDPRPQETPSLRRSDFVIKAILADGSEVLVLLEFLSSWNADIPLRTLEYRTRHILQERLPVKTYVVLFLPSHRATYFYQDEEVHFKFNLVKLYEIPAEEVLEKGPECLLPFLPLFKNGEKFIDEAERRIYHSDLSRQSKADLLTGMAILGGLISAEVPRQLIQRRRDIMIESAAYEIIKREGYEEGLKEGIQQGIQQGMRQGLLKAIELGLKLKFGIEGLNLYAEIKKIEDINLLEVISEAIDTAESIAEIKQLIA
- the tgt gene encoding tRNA guanosine(34) transglycosylase Tgt, which encodes MKQVFQVEKTCPKTQARTGFLFTRRGVVETPVFMPVGTQASIKALTPDDVASLGARIILANTYHLFLRPGHELIARLGGLHQFMNWPRAILTDSGGFQVFSLAKFCRIEEEGARFKSHLDGQEYVLTPELAMEIQAALDSDIRMVLDTCIPHPCSYDETQRLTALTTRWERRSKKAWEKNAKGSLLFGIVQGGMYEDLRRKSAEEIVSLGFDGYAIGGLSVGEPQELMLKMLEVSVSGLPEENPRYLMGVGTPEDILEAVARGVDMFDCVLPTRNARRGTLFTSQGKLAIKQARYKNDEKPLDPHCRCYTCRHYSRAYLRHLFLAGELLAYRLNTIHNLFFYLDFMEKIRQSIREGRFQEFKKAYYQQKEENEC
- a CDS encoding class I SAM-dependent methyltransferase — protein: MKEKSFQQILAEESPMTFAHYMELALYHPEYGYYARAPKIGKKGDYITAPTIHPVFGAAVARQILEIWHLLGKKEDFVICEAGAGEGYLALDILDFLSLKGLEFKYFILEPFTPNRLRQEEVLERHFDKVRWFSSWKEIPEFNGVFISNELFDSFPVHLVQKAEDELREVYVSFKETPKELLGELSKPALLERVSEFVPLWPEGYRTEVCLAYEPFFAGIAQKLSQGAIITFDYGYSRNDYYHEERSSGTLLCFQGHRVFANPYLFPGKCDLTAHVDFTAIKEIGEKFGFVTLGFTTQSSFLVSLGVEKLLAEIGRIGVRDTEALKMLLLPQGLGMSHWVLVQGRGLPLKTELLGFKLSNRLGIL
- a CDS encoding cobyric acid synthase; this translates as MAAKTLAVLGTMSSVGKSLLTALVSYHFSQKGLKVFPFKAQNMSLNAFATDEGELAHAQVFQAWAAGRSPSVSMNPLLLKPLGNMKSEIIFLGKSQGILPSGDFRKFKAAYKEKIWHIFEEILLENDLIVLEGAGGLAELNLLENDFVNYEIIKRYQIPFLLVGDIDRGGIFAQIWGTYELVPELKQFSLGFVINKFRGEESLFKEGIAILEEKTGLPCLGLLPYLPESLFEEDSASLGLPRGRFVTDGLRIAVVYYPHISNYLDFDPFRAEKDVEVLLIEDPRELEKAHAIILPGSKNTLASLAYLEKKGLAGALKDLAEEKIIVGLCGGFQLLGTRIEDHGIESEGSKNALGLLPHVTLFKAEKIARASKAFFELPFFRGEIAGFEIRYGRSFLNGQEVIVGAHENVFGTYLHGVFYNDDFRFAFLNFLRKKFKLPLLEKTSFVSFFQEKLANICAKKPFANFLKNLEKSLYP